The following proteins come from a genomic window of Corallococcus sp. NCRR:
- a CDS encoding agmatine deiminase family protein: MTRRLLWMGFAAWSLGCGQVVEEEPMRAPSNRYERQQAQALPRLYQWECDPATYGFTPSPDGVRFPAEHESNGGLLLAWPDRGCNYPEQTALALTAAGHVPVHVLAAASLHPQVRECLTLAGATEEQQRGINLVDVEVEDVWVRDFGPDVVEGPRGERRFVDMVYFPLPVPFCSALDGIDHLDRVPDDLGKHWGVPMDRPAVILSGGNLLTDGAGRCFRARNATNRQNCFAGWCYTEAQTDAVIGRAHGCEVVTLESMQDRVIDHIDMWMTVLSPKTVLVGRYDVNDDAINAAILDRNARRLSDLGYDVVRIPMPTPYCQDTNGTCVGAPERIAECDGTNTRVWATYLNSIRLGDVMAVPVYRWVPPSLAWRHHGQEREALATYQWALDREFGAGAVKVVPIPSDTLIPCQGSLHCITKTFR, translated from the coding sequence GTGACAAGGCGGCTGCTGTGGATGGGCTTCGCGGCGTGGAGCCTCGGCTGTGGACAGGTGGTGGAAGAGGAGCCCATGCGGGCTCCGAGCAACCGCTACGAACGGCAGCAGGCCCAGGCACTGCCCCGGCTGTACCAATGGGAGTGCGACCCCGCGACCTACGGCTTCACGCCATCCCCCGACGGCGTGAGGTTCCCGGCGGAGCATGAGTCCAACGGCGGGCTGCTGCTCGCCTGGCCCGACCGGGGATGCAACTACCCGGAGCAGACGGCGCTGGCGCTCACCGCGGCGGGGCATGTCCCCGTGCACGTGCTCGCGGCCGCGTCGCTCCATCCCCAGGTGCGCGAGTGCCTGACGCTGGCCGGCGCGACGGAGGAGCAGCAACGGGGCATCAACCTGGTGGACGTGGAGGTGGAGGACGTATGGGTCCGCGACTTCGGGCCGGACGTCGTGGAGGGGCCCCGGGGGGAGCGCCGGTTCGTGGACATGGTCTACTTCCCCCTGCCCGTCCCCTTCTGCTCCGCGCTGGACGGCATCGACCACCTGGACCGCGTGCCGGACGACCTGGGGAAACACTGGGGCGTCCCCATGGACCGGCCCGCGGTGATCCTCTCCGGAGGCAACCTGCTGACGGACGGCGCCGGCCGCTGCTTCCGCGCCCGCAACGCCACCAACCGGCAGAACTGCTTCGCGGGCTGGTGCTACACCGAAGCGCAGACGGACGCGGTCATCGGCCGCGCGCACGGCTGCGAAGTCGTCACCCTGGAGTCGATGCAGGACCGCGTCATCGACCACATCGACATGTGGATGACGGTGCTGTCCCCCAAGACGGTGCTCGTGGGCCGCTACGACGTGAACGACGACGCCATCAACGCCGCCATCCTGGACCGCAACGCGCGGCGGCTGTCGGACCTGGGCTACGACGTCGTGCGCATCCCCATGCCCACCCCCTACTGCCAGGACACGAACGGAACCTGCGTGGGAGCGCCCGAGCGCATCGCCGAATGTGACGGCACCAACACGCGCGTCTGGGCCACGTACCTCAACTCCATCCGCCTGGGCGACGTGATGGCCGTGCCCGTCTACCGCTGGGTGCCACCCTCCCTGGCCTGGCGGCACCACGGCCAGGAACGGGAGGCCCTGGCCACCTACCAGTGGGCGCTGGACCGCGAGTTCGGCGCGGGCGCGGTGAAGGTCGTGCCCATCCCCTCGGACACCCTCATCCCCTGCCAGGGCTCACTGCACTGCATCACGAAGACCTTCCGCTGA
- a CDS encoding methylmalonyl-CoA mutase family protein gives MADVPLTAADFAPPSVEEWRRLVDKDLKGKPFTVLQSPLEGGLSLQPLYTPQDAPAPSEPPGVAPYVRGTQPLGHTEGGWLLCQEYAGPDVAATADALREDLERGTQGVWLLLDAPHGLDVKDESTLAKLLEHVPLERTPVHLEPTADVLRPASLLLEVLAKKAGAAKQSLRGSLGIDPIAALARHGAAKVDVARTLTEAAPLVTSLLKDAPGLRALLVSSRPWADAGATSVHELAWSIATGVEYLRELERAGVSPGDAARSMQFALSVGGQFFPEIAKLRAARLLWSKVVAASGGAPESQAMALHARTASATKTRRDPWVNILRGTAESFAAVVAGADSVSTAPFDEPLGTPDEQSRRLARNTQLILRDESSLNRVADPAGGSYYLEQLTGEFARAAWTELQRIEALGGISKAIAQGDVARVLTETRTARDKAVRTRKLPIVGVSEFPHLHEAPVQREARAAAPVQGEGITPPQPVRVAEAFESLRDASDRYHAAHGVRPRAFMANLGTVAEHTARATWIANVLAVGGIEPSEHHGFADANAAAELFAKAGTTLAVISGPDALYPEVLPAYVSALKAKGARTVAVAGRPGEHEAAFRAAGVDLFLYAGADLFQLLKTLHTHLGVA, from the coding sequence ATGGCTGACGTGCCTCTTACCGCAGCGGACTTCGCGCCCCCTTCCGTCGAGGAGTGGCGCCGGCTGGTGGACAAGGACCTCAAGGGCAAGCCCTTCACGGTGCTCCAGTCGCCCCTGGAGGGCGGCCTGTCCCTCCAGCCCCTCTACACGCCCCAGGACGCCCCGGCGCCCTCGGAGCCGCCCGGCGTCGCACCCTACGTGCGTGGCACCCAGCCCCTGGGCCACACCGAGGGCGGATGGCTCTTGTGCCAGGAGTACGCGGGCCCGGACGTGGCCGCGACCGCCGACGCGCTCCGCGAGGACCTGGAGCGCGGCACGCAGGGCGTGTGGCTGCTGCTGGACGCGCCCCACGGCCTGGACGTGAAGGACGAGTCCACGCTGGCGAAGCTGCTGGAGCACGTGCCGCTGGAGCGCACGCCGGTGCACCTGGAGCCGACCGCGGACGTGCTGCGGCCCGCGTCCCTGCTGCTGGAGGTGCTGGCGAAGAAGGCCGGCGCCGCGAAGCAGTCCCTGCGCGGCAGCCTGGGCATCGACCCCATCGCGGCGCTCGCGCGCCACGGCGCCGCGAAGGTGGACGTGGCCCGCACGCTGACGGAGGCCGCGCCCCTCGTCACGTCGCTGCTCAAGGACGCGCCCGGCCTGCGCGCGCTGCTCGTGTCGTCGCGCCCCTGGGCGGACGCGGGCGCCACGTCCGTGCATGAGCTGGCGTGGAGCATCGCCACCGGCGTGGAGTATCTGCGCGAGCTGGAGCGCGCGGGCGTGTCCCCGGGTGACGCCGCACGGTCCATGCAGTTCGCCCTGTCCGTGGGCGGGCAGTTCTTCCCCGAAATCGCGAAGCTGCGCGCGGCGCGGCTGCTCTGGTCCAAGGTCGTCGCCGCTTCGGGCGGCGCGCCGGAGTCGCAGGCCATGGCGCTGCACGCGCGCACGGCCAGCGCCACCAAGACGCGGCGCGACCCGTGGGTGAACATCCTGCGCGGCACCGCGGAGTCCTTCGCCGCCGTCGTCGCGGGCGCGGACAGCGTGAGCACCGCCCCCTTCGACGAGCCCCTGGGCACGCCCGACGAGCAGAGCCGGCGGCTCGCGCGCAACACGCAGCTCATCCTGCGCGACGAGTCCAGCCTCAACCGCGTCGCGGACCCCGCGGGCGGCAGCTACTACCTGGAGCAGCTCACCGGCGAGTTCGCCCGCGCGGCGTGGACGGAGCTCCAGCGCATCGAAGCGCTGGGCGGCATCAGCAAGGCCATCGCGCAGGGCGACGTGGCCCGCGTCCTCACGGAGACGCGCACCGCGCGCGACAAGGCCGTGCGCACGCGCAAGCTCCCCATCGTGGGCGTCAGCGAGTTCCCCCACCTCCACGAGGCCCCCGTGCAGCGCGAGGCCCGCGCCGCGGCGCCCGTGCAGGGTGAAGGCATCACCCCGCCCCAGCCCGTGCGCGTGGCGGAGGCCTTCGAGTCCCTGCGCGATGCGAGCGACCGCTACCACGCGGCGCACGGCGTGCGTCCCCGCGCCTTCATGGCCAACCTGGGCACCGTGGCCGAGCACACCGCGCGCGCCACGTGGATCGCCAACGTGCTCGCCGTGGGCGGCATCGAGCCCAGCGAGCACCACGGCTTCGCGGACGCGAACGCCGCCGCGGAGCTGTTCGCGAAGGCGGGCACGACGCTCGCCGTCATCTCCGGTCCGGATGCCCTCTACCCGGAGGTCCTGCCCGCCTACGTCTCCGCCCTCAAGGCGAAGGGCGCCCGCACGGTCGCCGTCGCGGGCCGCCCCGGTGAACACGAGGCCGCCTTCCGCGCGGCCGGCGTGGACCTGTTCCTCTACGCGGGAGC
- a CDS encoding oxidoreductase, which translates to MSASPETSRVWLITGSSRGLGRGFAEAVLAAGHRLVATARKPEQLSSFVERYGDRVRAVALDVTNPEQARVAVRTAVEAFGRLDVVVNNAGYGSLAPIEQVTDEDFRSQLDTNLFGVMNVTRAALPVLREQRSGHIIQVSSVGGRLATPGLGAYQAAKWAVGGFSEVLAKETAPFGVKVTVLEPGGFRTDWAGASMTIPDFRPEYAPTVGVVARHMRARTGKEPGDPDRAAQVLLQVAAMESPPLHLVLGSDAFELTQEKLDRLKAEDQKWKDLSLSTDFPEARGPAPRL; encoded by the coding sequence ATGAGTGCATCCCCTGAGACGTCCCGCGTCTGGCTCATCACCGGCTCCTCCCGAGGCCTGGGCCGCGGCTTCGCGGAGGCCGTGCTGGCGGCCGGGCACCGGCTGGTGGCCACGGCGCGCAAGCCGGAGCAGCTGTCGTCATTCGTGGAGCGCTATGGGGACCGGGTCCGCGCGGTGGCGCTGGACGTGACGAACCCCGAGCAGGCGAGGGTGGCGGTGCGGACCGCGGTGGAGGCCTTTGGCCGCCTGGACGTGGTGGTGAACAACGCGGGCTACGGCAGCCTCGCGCCCATCGAGCAGGTGACGGACGAGGACTTCCGCTCGCAGCTGGACACCAACCTCTTCGGCGTCATGAACGTCACGAGGGCCGCGCTGCCGGTGCTCCGCGAGCAGCGCTCCGGGCACATCATCCAGGTGTCGTCCGTGGGAGGCCGCCTGGCCACGCCGGGGCTGGGCGCGTACCAGGCCGCGAAGTGGGCGGTGGGGGGCTTCTCCGAGGTGCTGGCCAAGGAGACCGCGCCCTTCGGCGTGAAGGTGACGGTGCTGGAGCCGGGCGGCTTCCGCACGGACTGGGCGGGAGCGTCCATGACCATCCCGGACTTCCGGCCGGAGTACGCGCCCACGGTGGGCGTGGTGGCGCGGCACATGCGGGCGCGAACGGGCAAGGAGCCGGGGGATCCGGACCGCGCGGCGCAGGTGCTGCTCCAGGTGGCCGCGATGGAGTCGCCGCCGCTGCACCTGGTGCTGGGCAGCGACGCGTTCGAGCTGACCCAGGAGAAGCTGGACCGGCTCAAGGCCGAGGACCAGAAGTGGAAGGACCTGTCGCTGTCCACCGACTTCCCGGAGGCCCGAGGCCCGGCCCCGCGCCTGTGA
- a CDS encoding AraC family transcriptional regulator has translation MVSDVLETLRFKTLLFGRIELGAPWAVRMPRKANASFYVVARGSLRLQVDGLAKPVFLSAGDVVLLPRAPAHTLDDGSRRTPAASDFVPPQLLRPSTAPLGGPGQVTTLVTGCFQFGADPAHPLLRAFPSVIRLSTQDGQGTPSLAATVQLITAETATPGAGSALVLGRLADVLLVHALRAQTALAGAKQAGWKALADPAVGNALSLMHEQPGTPWTVERLARSVGVSRSGFAARFHALVGETPLHYLANWRMIRAARWLRESTDSLDTIAERAGYESAPAFSKAFKRRWGIGPGAYRRAPTDSEAAPLRVDT, from the coding sequence GTGGTCTCCGATGTGCTGGAGACGCTGCGCTTCAAGACGTTGCTCTTCGGCCGTATCGAGCTGGGCGCCCCCTGGGCCGTGCGCATGCCCCGCAAGGCCAACGCGTCCTTCTACGTGGTCGCGCGCGGAAGCCTGCGCCTGCAGGTGGACGGCCTGGCGAAGCCGGTGTTCCTGTCCGCCGGAGACGTGGTGCTCCTGCCCCGAGCCCCCGCGCACACGCTGGATGACGGCAGCCGCCGCACCCCCGCCGCCAGCGACTTCGTGCCGCCGCAACTGCTCCGTCCCTCCACCGCGCCGCTGGGCGGGCCCGGGCAGGTCACCACGCTGGTCACCGGCTGCTTCCAGTTTGGCGCGGACCCCGCGCATCCGCTGCTGCGGGCGTTTCCCTCCGTCATCCGTCTGTCCACGCAGGACGGGCAGGGGACGCCCTCGCTCGCCGCGACCGTGCAGCTCATCACCGCGGAGACCGCCACGCCCGGAGCGGGGAGCGCGCTGGTGCTGGGGCGGCTGGCGGACGTGCTGCTCGTCCATGCGCTGCGGGCCCAGACGGCGCTCGCGGGCGCGAAGCAGGCGGGATGGAAGGCGCTGGCGGATCCCGCTGTCGGGAACGCGCTCTCGCTGATGCATGAACAGCCCGGCACTCCGTGGACGGTGGAGCGGCTGGCCCGGTCGGTGGGCGTGTCCCGCTCCGGCTTCGCGGCGCGCTTCCACGCGCTGGTGGGTGAGACGCCGCTGCACTACCTGGCCAACTGGCGGATGATCCGCGCCGCGCGCTGGCTGCGCGAATCCACCGACAGCCTGGACACCATCGCCGAGCGCGCTGGCTACGAAAGCGCGCCCGCCTTCAGCAAGGCCTTCAAGCGCCGCTGGGGCATCGGGCCCGGCGCGTATCGGCGCGCTCCCACGGACAGTGAAGCCGCGCCGCTCCGCGTTGACACATAA
- a CDS encoding TetR family transcriptional regulator, with translation MAGDARKTRQRLLEAAVAEFSEKGIAGARVDRIAAAAGCNKALIYSYFGSKEQLFDAVFEAHVAEVARETPIDAADLPAYAGRLFDGFQARPQVLRLATWYELEHGPSVDIPEPVARNNQHKAAAIAKAQKEGLVSKHFAADELLALVLALSKAWAFPLSYCGSDTPPSPAEIRRRRRSVVEAVRLLVSPVSSTS, from the coding sequence ATGGCTGGAGACGCGCGGAAGACCCGGCAGCGCCTGTTGGAGGCGGCCGTGGCGGAGTTCTCGGAGAAGGGCATCGCGGGCGCGCGCGTGGACCGCATCGCGGCGGCGGCCGGCTGCAACAAGGCGCTCATCTATTCGTACTTCGGCAGCAAGGAGCAGCTGTTCGACGCGGTCTTCGAAGCGCACGTGGCGGAGGTGGCGCGCGAGACGCCCATCGACGCGGCGGACCTGCCGGCCTACGCGGGGCGGCTGTTCGACGGCTTCCAGGCCCGGCCGCAGGTGCTGCGCCTGGCCACCTGGTACGAGCTGGAGCACGGCCCCTCCGTGGACATCCCGGAGCCTGTCGCGCGCAACAACCAGCACAAGGCAGCCGCCATCGCGAAGGCCCAGAAGGAGGGGCTGGTGTCGAAGCACTTCGCGGCGGACGAGCTGCTGGCGCTGGTGCTGGCGCTGTCCAAGGCGTGGGCCTTCCCGCTGTCGTACTGCGGCTCGGACACCCCGCCCTCGCCCGCGGAGATCCGCCGGCGACGCCGCTCCGTAGTGGAGGCCGTCCGGCTGCTGGTGTCGCCCGTCAGCTCCACTTCGTGA
- a CDS encoding NmrA family NAD(P)-binding protein: protein MTRILVIGAAGNTGRPIAQGLTAEGFTVRTATRDTRPPVAAAEHVRFDWADPSTHGAALEGVDRMYILAPALVEDPSSLMTSVLERALSRGVRRVVLLSASVVPEGGPGLGQVHHFLRTRAPEWSVLQPSWFMQNFVLPGHHHADSLQRDGTLVTATGQGRVGFVAAEDIAAVGVRALADARAHDTAHVITGPQALSYDDLAAILSRVTGRPIRHVHATPEEAQRHLQASGMPEVYARFLTMLDTLIRDGAEDRVTDTVLRVTGRAPRDFESFVRARR, encoded by the coding sequence ATGACCCGCATCCTCGTCATCGGAGCCGCCGGCAACACGGGCCGTCCCATCGCGCAGGGGCTCACGGCGGAGGGCTTCACGGTGCGCACCGCCACGCGCGACACGCGCCCGCCCGTCGCCGCCGCCGAGCACGTGCGCTTCGACTGGGCGGATCCCTCCACGCACGGGGCCGCGCTGGAGGGCGTGGACCGCATGTACATCCTGGCGCCCGCGCTGGTGGAGGACCCGTCCAGCCTCATGACGTCCGTGCTGGAGCGCGCGCTGTCCCGCGGCGTGCGGCGGGTCGTGCTGCTCTCCGCGTCCGTCGTTCCGGAAGGAGGCCCGGGGCTGGGACAGGTGCACCACTTCCTGCGCACGCGGGCGCCGGAGTGGAGCGTGCTCCAACCCTCGTGGTTCATGCAGAACTTCGTCCTTCCGGGCCACCACCACGCGGACAGCCTCCAGCGCGACGGCACGCTGGTGACGGCCACGGGCCAGGGACGCGTGGGCTTCGTGGCCGCGGAGGACATCGCGGCGGTGGGCGTCCGGGCGCTCGCGGACGCGCGCGCTCACGACACCGCGCACGTCATCACCGGCCCCCAGGCGCTGAGCTACGACGACCTCGCGGCCATCCTGTCCCGGGTGACGGGCCGTCCCATCCGGCACGTGCACGCGACGCCAGAGGAGGCGCAGCGGCACCTCCAGGCGTCTGGCATGCCGGAGGTCTACGCGAGGTTCCTCACGATGCTCGACACGCTCATCCGCGACGGCGCCGAGGACCGCGTGACGGACACGGTGCTCCGGGTCACCGGCCGCGCGCCGCGCGACTTCGAGTCATTCGTTCGCGCCCGGCGTTGA
- a CDS encoding nuclear transport factor 2 family protein: MDRTSADLTRLMDAHLTLIATDVERWLALFAEDAVVEFPYAPSLGSPDRLEGSQAIRAYFAPITKHFRDLTFTNVRRYPGEDSTTGWLEVHGSATLQPGNIPYEQDYVMRVQVRDGRIVHYREYWNPLAAPRGTFESFTQERA; the protein is encoded by the coding sequence ATGGACCGCACTTCCGCTGACCTGACCCGGCTGATGGACGCGCACCTGACGCTCATCGCCACGGACGTCGAACGCTGGCTTGCCCTCTTCGCGGAGGACGCCGTCGTCGAGTTCCCCTACGCCCCGTCGCTCGGCAGCCCTGACCGGCTGGAGGGCAGCCAGGCCATCCGCGCCTACTTCGCGCCCATCACGAAGCACTTCCGGGACCTCACCTTCACGAACGTCCGGCGCTACCCGGGCGAAGACTCCACGACCGGCTGGTTGGAGGTGCACGGCTCCGCGACGCTGCAGCCCGGCAACATCCCCTACGAACAGGATTACGTGATGCGCGTGCAGGTGCGCGACGGCCGCATCGTGCACTACCGGGAATACTGGAACCCGCTGGCCGCGCCCCGGGGCACCTTCGAGTCCTTCACGCAGGAGCGCGCATGA
- a CDS encoding glycoside hydrolase family 26 protein: MPSRLQRLFSSLAVVSTLCAGLTASADPLTGVYRGEVYSQPNAVNAYSTWLGFDVKMGQGHQAKDSWGNIENPGWQLGAWRTWVKAKAGRRFNYSVAMFPSGQGTLGACASGAYDQRFKNLATNLVAYELQGTIIRPGWEFSGNWMPWYSGNGNQANFAACFRRIVTAMRTQQPNAGFEFDWNPNYDISAADLSATYPGDAYVDYIGLDMYDQGWNGAYPIPAGCTGSCALTRWQSVWNAQFGPALTKFKSFAQSHNKRLSVPEWGVNDAATHGGGDDTYYVQQMLAFIFDPANNVGYHSYFDVQAGDGHHQLSSADANGGNTFVTEFPNAAAAFKAFYANQNPQPAQLSTTKATVSPATVTRGQSFNVTGTVTSSTARTLVMKYEIRNASNSALVTSAQYTNQVFTAGQTRTYTSAFTIPTSLSAGTYRVDTLVYTADWSQTLLYRNDTTFTVN; encoded by the coding sequence ATGCCTTCGCGCCTCCAGCGCTTGTTCTCCTCCCTGGCCGTGGTGTCCACGTTGTGCGCCGGGCTGACTGCTTCGGCGGATCCGCTGACGGGAGTGTACCGGGGCGAGGTGTACTCGCAGCCGAACGCGGTGAACGCGTACTCCACCTGGCTGGGCTTCGACGTGAAGATGGGGCAGGGGCACCAGGCGAAGGACTCGTGGGGAAACATCGAGAACCCGGGCTGGCAGCTGGGGGCGTGGCGCACGTGGGTGAAGGCCAAGGCAGGCCGGCGCTTCAACTACTCGGTGGCGATGTTCCCCAGCGGGCAGGGGACGCTCGGGGCGTGCGCGTCCGGGGCGTATGATCAGCGCTTCAAGAACCTGGCGACCAACCTGGTGGCCTATGAGCTCCAGGGCACCATCATCCGGCCAGGCTGGGAGTTCAGCGGCAACTGGATGCCCTGGTACTCCGGCAATGGCAATCAGGCGAACTTCGCCGCGTGCTTCCGCCGCATCGTGACGGCCATGCGCACGCAGCAGCCGAACGCGGGCTTCGAGTTCGACTGGAACCCGAACTACGACATCTCCGCCGCGGACCTGAGCGCCACGTACCCGGGCGACGCGTACGTCGACTACATCGGCCTGGACATGTACGACCAGGGTTGGAACGGCGCCTATCCGATTCCGGCGGGCTGCACGGGGTCGTGCGCGCTCACGCGGTGGCAGTCGGTGTGGAACGCGCAGTTCGGTCCGGCGCTGACGAAGTTCAAGAGCTTCGCCCAGTCCCACAACAAGCGGCTGTCCGTGCCGGAGTGGGGCGTCAACGACGCGGCCACGCACGGCGGCGGGGATGACACGTACTACGTGCAGCAGATGCTGGCGTTCATCTTCGACCCGGCGAACAACGTGGGCTACCACTCGTACTTCGACGTCCAGGCCGGCGATGGCCACCACCAGCTGTCCAGCGCGGACGCCAACGGAGGCAACACCTTCGTCACCGAGTTCCCCAACGCCGCGGCGGCCTTCAAGGCCTTCTACGCGAACCAGAACCCGCAGCCCGCGCAGCTCTCCACCACGAAGGCCACGGTGAGCCCTGCGACGGTGACGCGCGGCCAGTCCTTCAACGTGACGGGCACGGTGACGTCGTCCACGGCGCGCACGCTGGTGATGAAGTATGAGATCCGCAACGCGAGCAACTCCGCGCTGGTGACGTCCGCGCAGTACACGAACCAGGTCTTCACCGCGGGCCAGACGCGCACGTACACGTCCGCGTTCACCATTCCCACGTCGCTGAGCGCGGGCACCTACCGCGTGGACACGCTCGTCTACACGGCGGACTGGTCGCAGACGCTGCTGTACCGCAACGACACGACGTTCACCGTGAACTGA